A single genomic interval of Zingiber officinale cultivar Zhangliang chromosome 4A, Zo_v1.1, whole genome shotgun sequence harbors:
- the LOC121970192 gene encoding protein LAZY 1-like isoform X1 codes for MKLLGWMHRKLWPNNGGDGFKDFGGGGACICIGGRTSPDGDLHRCRRREYEPFHARARGLGPDAEESYEGGGGGEPAVEEIFEGFLAIGTLGVGSWSIEEEDEASIEEAQKETVGGEELVVVRAALETIAEKEAEATTKTDLMVVETELEKVLAAEAERDRGRRSSAARSSHAGSSSSAAAACPLQGFLFGSSSEVAGAIEAEVADVAVAGSSRKAQRTSLAELFLMSRIAEEAAGREKAAAGVGNAADWEEKATSEIQLLTKRMTKRRRWKGSDGADAADGSTAETTIQKILQMFHRKVHPQNTNSTRRSCKTGKIEKKHYVPLIGGKAMKLKDERRKEIIDNLSGSDMNVDQGHWIKTDANYVVLEL; via the exons ATGAAG CTGCTTGGTTGGATGCACCGCAAGCTCTGGCCGAACAACGGCGGCGATGGGTTTAAGGATTTTGGGGGCGGCG GCGCGTGTATCTGCATCGGCGGGCGGACATCGCCCGATGGGGATCTTCACCGATGCCGGCGCCGAGAATACGAGCCGTTTCATGCTCGCGCGCGAGGCCTCGGTCCCGATGCGGAGGAGTCGTATGAGGGAGGCGGCGGCGGGGAACCGGCGGTGGAGGAGATCTTCGAGGGTTTTCTCGCCATCGGAACCTTAGGAGTCGGGTCATGGTCGATCGAGGAGGAGGACGAAGCGTCAATCGAGGAAGCGCAGAAAGAGACGGTGGGCGGCGAGGAGCTCGTCGTCGTGCGGGCGGCGCTGGAGACGATCGCGGAGAAGGAGGCGGAGGCGACGACGAAGACGGACCTGATGGTGGTGGAGACGGAGCTGGAGAAGGTACTGGCGGCGGAGGCGGAGAGGGACCGCGGGAGGAGGTCCTCCGCGGCCCGATCCAGCCACGCCGGGTCGTCATCGTCTGCGGCGGCTGCTTGCCCGCTGCAGGGATTCCTGTTCGGGTCGTCGTCCGAGGTGGCGGGGGCGATCGAGGCCGAGGTGGCGGATGTAGCGGTGGCCGGGAGCAGCCGGAAGGCGCAGCGGACGTCGCTAGCGGAGCTGTTCCTGATGAGCCGCATCGCGGAGGAGGCCGCCGGCCGAGAGAAGGCGGCGGCGGGTGTTGGAAACGCCGCGGACTGGGAGGAGAAGGCGACGTCCGAGATCCAACTTCTGACTAAGAGGATGACGAAGCGCCGCCGCTGGAAGGGATCGGACGGTGCCGACGCAGCAGATGGATCGACGGCGGAGACGACGATTCAAAAG ATACTTCAAATGTTCCACAGAAAGGTTCACCCACAGAACACCAACAGTACCAGAAGATCCTGCAAGACTGGCAAGATTGAGAAGAAACACTATGTGCCACTGATCGGAGGCAAGGCCATGAAACTGAAAGATGAACGCAGAAAAGAGATCATAGATAACTTGAGTGGCAGTGACATGAACGTTGACCAAGGGCACTGGATCAAGACTGATGCAAACT ATGTGGTGCTGGAGCTGTAG
- the LOC121970192 gene encoding protein LAZY 1-like isoform X2, with the protein MKLLGWMHRKLWPNNGGDGFKDFGGGGACICIGGRTSPDGDLHRCRRREYEPFHARARGLGPDAEESYEGGGGGEPAVEEIFEGFLAIGTLGVGSWSIEEEDEASIEEAQKETVGGEELVVVRAALETIAEKEAEATTKTDLMVVETELEKVLAAEAERDRGRRSSAARSSHAGSSSSAAAACPLQGFLFGSSSEVAGAIEAEVADVAVAGSSRKAQRTSLAELFLMSRIAEEAAGREKAAAGVGNAADWEEKATSEIQLLTKRMTKRRRWKGSDGADAADGSTAETTIQKKGSPTEHQQYQKILQDWQD; encoded by the exons ATGAAG CTGCTTGGTTGGATGCACCGCAAGCTCTGGCCGAACAACGGCGGCGATGGGTTTAAGGATTTTGGGGGCGGCG GCGCGTGTATCTGCATCGGCGGGCGGACATCGCCCGATGGGGATCTTCACCGATGCCGGCGCCGAGAATACGAGCCGTTTCATGCTCGCGCGCGAGGCCTCGGTCCCGATGCGGAGGAGTCGTATGAGGGAGGCGGCGGCGGGGAACCGGCGGTGGAGGAGATCTTCGAGGGTTTTCTCGCCATCGGAACCTTAGGAGTCGGGTCATGGTCGATCGAGGAGGAGGACGAAGCGTCAATCGAGGAAGCGCAGAAAGAGACGGTGGGCGGCGAGGAGCTCGTCGTCGTGCGGGCGGCGCTGGAGACGATCGCGGAGAAGGAGGCGGAGGCGACGACGAAGACGGACCTGATGGTGGTGGAGACGGAGCTGGAGAAGGTACTGGCGGCGGAGGCGGAGAGGGACCGCGGGAGGAGGTCCTCCGCGGCCCGATCCAGCCACGCCGGGTCGTCATCGTCTGCGGCGGCTGCTTGCCCGCTGCAGGGATTCCTGTTCGGGTCGTCGTCCGAGGTGGCGGGGGCGATCGAGGCCGAGGTGGCGGATGTAGCGGTGGCCGGGAGCAGCCGGAAGGCGCAGCGGACGTCGCTAGCGGAGCTGTTCCTGATGAGCCGCATCGCGGAGGAGGCCGCCGGCCGAGAGAAGGCGGCGGCGGGTGTTGGAAACGCCGCGGACTGGGAGGAGAAGGCGACGTCCGAGATCCAACTTCTGACTAAGAGGATGACGAAGCGCCGCCGCTGGAAGGGATCGGACGGTGCCGACGCAGCAGATGGATCGACGGCGGAGACGACGATTCAAAAG AAAGGTTCACCCACAGAACACCAACAGTACCAGAAGATCCTGCAAGACTGGCAAGATTGA